From the genome of Eucalyptus grandis isolate ANBG69807.140 chromosome 2, ASM1654582v1, whole genome shotgun sequence, one region includes:
- the LOC104434746 gene encoding uncharacterized protein LOC104434746, with protein MDPPYPKPRSYGPHPRTAADPPPQPPPPQHSDNDRSSGELRALDCNLSALCDHIQIEGFNSGAFSDLAVQAMGSTYRLHRLILSRSSYFRNMLHGPWKEAGAPVVTLQVDDKNVNPEAITMSLAYLYGHHPKLNVNNAFRVLAAASFLDLQDLCAICTDFIISELWTSNFLAYQVFAESQDYGIHGERVRNACWGYLCQSGALELKEVLSKLSPQTIHALLTSDELWVPSEEKRFELAVFTLLAKGALHRAELSEQGSSDSEAGLPSLSSSSQGKGKNLMNSFSHLKLESEVGNLSSTAGSEGCSTAHNLLAELAGVVDCGTGDSDSRQSAQQTAYAQSNLEPTFSSGLEGSKTLKSSTDTDASNTSCAYVAPSIGARTSGLVNSGLAMEGPSEDNSFYHLDNNWLTRDQSRHGSSMMSSSCYGIMPNDWGKSGMPTLSWGGRVVGRRQIKSCAAENCGISGEDYDTFVDIFEGGSLLYSNMSFEALINVRKQLEELGFPCKAVNDSLWLQMLLSQRVQEIVADTCKNCCLLNSSCACRQPFGYSHGVSATGYCIQEQDQSNSNNIGSVYVTEPAQGDGNGIFRPVRVHVRGPVDGLAGIGRGNTFVPTAAWPPTRYVFSRVPFGVGNRNCPQALANDDSEARGDQGGDLSGDGLTALVGLSQGGSNAANIHGDLAARGYETDLQSKLSGTSAGGPSGNAVPMQMLDHTGDDGGIQWDSTSGSSISLDMKTPLSHFPPFRFGVEFVDVHRLSDGQVKHSAEVFYAGSLWKVSVQAFNDEDPQGRRTLGLFLHRRKAEYPDSLRKVHVYVDTREKITARYQLICPSKREVMVFGSFKQRGTLLPKAPKGWGWRSALLFDELPDLLQNGALRVAAVVQLV; from the exons ATGGATCCTCCCTACCCGAAGCCCCGATCCTACGGGCCCCACCCGAGGACCGCCGCCGATCctccgccgcagccgccgccgccgcagcactCCGACAATGACCGGAGCAGCGGCGAACTCCGCGCCCTCGACTGCAACCTCTCCGCCCTGTGCGACCACATCCAGATCGAGGGCTTCAACTCCGGCGCCTTCTCCGACCTCGCCGTCCAGGCCATGGGCTCCACCTACCGCCTTCACCGCCTCATCCTCTCCCGCAGCTCCTACTTCAG AAACATGCTCCACGGTCCTTGGAAAGAAGCTGGGGCTCCAGTTGTGACCTTGCAAGTCGATGACAAGAATGTTAACCCCGAGGCCATTACGATGTCATTGGCTTATTTGTATGGGCACCATCCCAAGCTTAATGTTAATAATGCATTCCGTGTTCTTGCCGCTGCTTCCTTTCTTGATCTTCAG GACCTATGTGCTATATGCACGGACTTCATTATATCTGAACTGTGGACCTCAAACTTCTTAGCCTATCAG GTTTTTGCAGAGAGCCAGGATTATGGCATACATGGAGAGCGTGTTAGGAATGCTTGTTGGGGCTACCTTTGTCAAAGTGGTGccttggagttgaaagag GTGCTTTCAAAATTGTCTCCTCAAACTATACATGCACTGCTAACCTCAGATGAACTTTGGGTGCCTAGTGAGGAGAAGCG GTTTGAACTGGCGGTGTTTACACTGCTCGCAAAAGGTGCACTTCACAGGGCAGAGCTTTCTGAGCAGGGTAGTTCTGATTCTGAGGCTGGATTGCCTAGTCTATCTAGTTCTTCccaagggaaaggaaaaaatttgatgaatagCTTCTCGCACTTGAAATTGGAATCTGAAGTAGGAAACTTAAGTTCAACAGCTGGATCAGAGGGATGCAGTACTGCACACAATCTTCTGGCTGAGCTTGCAGGAGTTGTTGATTGCGGAACAGGAGATTCTGATTCTAGACAATCAGCACAACAAACAGCATATGCTCAGTCAAACTTGGAGCCCACATTCTCAAGTGGCTTGGAAGGCTCCAAGACATTGAAGTCATCTACAGATACTGATGCCAGTAACACCTCATGTGCTTATGTGGCACCATCTATAGGCGCGAGGACAAGTGGGTTAGTGAATAGTGGATTGGCTATGGAGGGGCCATCTGAAGACAATTCGTTCTATCACTTGGATAATAACTGGCTTACTAGGGACCAATCGAGGCATGGTTCTTCTATGATGAGCTCTTCCTGTTATGGGATCATGCCAAATGATTGGGGAAAATCTGGCATGCCTACTCTTTCATGGGGAGGTAGGGTTGTGGGAAGACGACAGATTAAAAGTTGTGCTGCAGAGAACTGTGGAATTAGTGGGGAGGATTATGATACATTCGTTGATATATTTGAAGGCGGTTCTCTTTTATATAGCAACATGTCTTTTGAAGCTCTCATTAACGTGAGAAAGCAGCTAGAAGAACTGGGTTTTCCATGCAAAGCTGTGAACGATAGTCTATGGTTGCAG ATGCTTCTAAGCCAACGGGTACAAGAAATTGTTGCTGATACTTGCAAGAACTGCTGTCTTTTGAATAGTTCGTGTGCCTGTAGACAGCCATTTGGATATTCTCATGGGGTATCTGCAACTGGTTACTGCATCCAAGAGCAAGATCAGAGCAATTCAAACAACATAGGGAGTGTATATGTCACTGAACCTGCTCAAGGTGATGGTAATGGAATATTTAGGCCAGTACGAGTGCATGTCAGGGGACCTGTTGATGGGTTGGCTGGTATTGGACGTGGAAATACTTTTGTGCCAACAGCTGCTTGGCCACCAACACGCTATGTCTTTTCGCGTGTGCCTTTTGGTGTCGGCAACAGAAATTGCCCGCAAGCACTTGCTAATGATGATTCAGAAGCCAGAGGTGACCAGGGTGGCGATTTGTCAGGAGATGGGTTGACAGCACTGGTTGGGCTAAGCCAGGGAGGAAGTAATGCAGCTAATATCCATGGAGATCTAGCTGCAAGAGGTTATGAGACAGATCTTCAGAGCAAATTGTCTGGAACTTCTGCTGGGGGACCAAGTGGAAATGCAGTCCCTATGCAAATGCTTGATCATACTGGTGACGACGGTGGCATTCAATGGGATAGTACTAGCGGTTCCTCCATCTCTTTGGATATGAAGACCCCCCTTAGTCATTTTCCTCCTTTCCGTTTTGG GGTCGAATTTGTGGATGTTCACAGGCTCAGCGATGGCCAAGTCAAGCACTCGGCTGAAGTATTTTATGCAGGTTCATTATGGAAG GTGAGTGTCCAGGCTTTTAATGATGAAGACCCTCAAGGACGCAGAACACTTG GATTATTTCTTCATCGACGGAAAGCCGAATACCCTGATTCCCTTAGAAAG GTTCACGTCTATGTAGACACTCGTGAAAAGATTACTGCTCGTTATCAG CTGATCTGTCCATCGAAAAGAGAAGTCATGGTCTTTGGAAGTTTTAAACAGAGGGGTACTCTTTTGCCAAAAGCTCCTAAAGGATGGGGTTGGCGATCAGCTCTCTTATTTGATGAGCTCCCTGATCTCCTTCAAAATGGTGCCTTGCGGGTCGCTGCTGTCGTGCAGCTTGTGTGA